Proteins encoded together in one Anopheles darlingi chromosome 3, idAnoDarlMG_H_01, whole genome shotgun sequence window:
- the LOC125955556 gene encoding ovochymase-2-like produces MWLLDKPWRQLVFVSVLQISFGVEQTNPSPPAADECGVVAAADGHQSQHPKQWPFHVGLYRIVAGSGDSLYFCGATIVSRWFVVGSAHCVLNYAPEMLSVRYATYDLTQPEQGGKVGVSRVLLHPEYRAQNFSHDIALLELSSGLTFDETTVRPACLWPTVPGETVSVGDQLEGTVGTSVGWGIGPHNLYTYVLLILEVSASTKRKCIESFDERLFTGDQFFCAVTPVCKGSGGSGFYVKVGDRYYLRGITTFGIAAKGKYQCGVNTLTSLLNVAHYTDWIQQQLADHHSHSQLPEPEMPEQQTEQAMVQQQQQQPQ; encoded by the exons ATGTGGCTCCTAGATAAACCCTGGAGACAGCTGGTGTTTGTGAGCGTTTTGCAGATTTCTTTCGGCGTTGAGCAGACGAATCCTTCTCCACCGGCGGCAGACGAGTGCggagtggtggcggcggccgatGGTCATCAGTCCCAACACCCGAAGCAGTGGCCATTCCATGTAGGACTGTACCGCATCGTGGCCGGTAGTGGTGATTCCCTTTACTTCTGTGGTGCTACGATTGTGAGCCGCTGGTTCGTTGTCGGATCGGCCCACTGCGTTCTTAACTACGCGCCAGAGATGCTTTCCGTGCGCTACGCGACGTACGATCTGACGCAACCGGAACAAGGTGGTAAGGTTGGTGTGTCCCGTGTCCTGCTTCATCCCGAGTACCGGGCACAAAACTTCAGTCACGATATCGCGCTACTGGAGCTAAGCAGCGGGCTGACGTTCGATGAGACAACCGTCCGGCCAGCCTGTCTATGGCCGACGGTACCCGGCGAAACGGTCAGTGTAGGGGACCAGTTGGAGGGTACCGTTGGCACCAGCGTCGGTTGGGGCATCGGACCACACAACCTCTACACGTACGTGCTGCTGATCCTGGAGGTCAGTGCGAGCACCAAACGGAAGTGCATCGAATCGTTTGACGAGCGGCTTTTCACCGGGGACCAGTTCTTCTGTGCCG TAACTCCCGTCTGCAAGggcagtggtggtagcggGTTCTACGTGAAGGTTGGCGATCGATACTATCTGCGAGGTATCACTACGTTCGGGATAGCGGCCAAGGGCAAGTACCAGTGTGGTGTTAACACGCTGACCAGCCTACTGAATGTCGCACACTACACGGACTGGATTCAGCAGCAGTTGGCCGATCACCATAGCCACTCGCAGCTACCCGAGCCCGAGATGCCCGAGCAGCAGACGGAGCAGGCCAtggtgcagcaacaacagcaacaaccacaatgA